CGAGTACCTCTCGGACTCCTTCCGCCCGCTCATGGGCGTCCTGCTCGGCTCCTCGCTGATCATCGCGATCGCCTCCGTCCTCGACGCCCTCGGCGTGGTGGACTTCCGGGCCGCGGACAAGTCCGCGACCTGGGTGTTCGTCGACGCCATGTGGCGCTCGGTGCTCTACTTCCTGCCCATCTTCGTCGCCTACAACGCGGCCAAGAAGCTCAAGGTCGACCCCTGGGTGGGCGCCGCCGTGATGGCCGCGGTGATGACCCCGAACTTCACCGGCCTGATCAACTCCAAGATCCCCGGTGTCACCACCACCACCAACGAGACGCTGGGCACCACGGAGTCCGTCGCCCACGTCTTCGGCCTGCCGATGCAGCTCAACGACTACGGCGGCCAGGTCTTCGTACCGCTGCTGATGGTCGCCCTGCTCGCCCTGGTCTACAAGGGCCTGCAGCGCATCTTCCCCGAGAGCGTGCACATGGTCTTCGTGCCGTTCTTCAGCATGCTGATCATGATCCCGGTGACCGCGTTCCTCATCGGCCCGCTGGGCATCTGGGCCGGCAACGGCCTCGGTGAGGGCCTGTCCTGGCTGAACAACAACGCCCCGATCGTCTTCGCGATCATGATTCCGCTGCTGTACCCCTTCCTGGTGCCGCTGGGCCTGCACTGGCCGCTGAACGCGCTCATGCTGCAGAACATCAACACCCTCGGCTACGACTTCATCCAGGGCCCCATGGGCGCGTGGAACTTCGCCTGCTTCGGCGCCACCGCCGGCGTGCTGCTGCTCTCGGTGCGCCACCGCGAGAAGGAGATGCGCCAGACCGCGACCGGCGCCCTCGCCGCAGGTCTCTTCGGCGGCATCTCGGAGCCCTCGCTCTACGGCATCCACCTGCGCTTCAAGCGGATCTACCCGCGCATGCTGGTCGGCTGCCTCGTCGGCGGCGTCATCGTGGGCGTCCTGGGCGGCGTCGACACGAACGCCTTCGCCTTCACCTCGCTGCTGACCATCCCGGTCTTCGACCCGATGCTGGTCTACGTCATCGCGATCGCGGCGTCCTTCTTCACCGCCATGGCCCTCGTGTACTTCTCCGACTTCCGCACCCCGCAGGACCGGGCCCGCGCCAACGCCGAGCGCGACGCCGCCGAGGCGGCCTCCGGGGAGGCCGAGCCGGCCGAGGACCGCGAGCCGGCCACCGTCGGCGCCCCCGCGCACGCCACGGCCACCGCGACCGTCTCGGCCGGAGAGCCCGCGACCGTCCCCGCCGCTGTCGCCACCGCCGCTGTCGCCACCGCCACAGCCACGGCCACCGCCACCGTCGCGAAGGGCGTCGAGCTCGCCGCGCCGGTCGCCGGCCGAGTGGTCGATCTGGACGAGGTCGGGGACCCCGTCTTCGCCTCCCGGGCGCTCGGCGAGGGCGTGGGCATCGAACCGGCCGACGGCCGCGTCGTCGCCCCCGTCGACGGAGAGCTGATGGTCGTCGCCGACACCGGTCACGCCTTCGGCATCCGTACCGCCGACGGCGTCGAGGTGCTCATCCACGTCGGCATCGACACCGTGCAGATGCAGGGAGAGGGCTTCCACGTCCGCGTCGAGGCCGGCAGCCAGGTCCGCGCCGGCGACCTCCTCGTCGAGGTCGACCTCGACGCCGTCCGCGCCGCGCAGCACCCGACCGTGACCCTCATGACCGTCACCAACACCGCGGAGCTCGCCTCGGTCGAGCCCCGCACCGGACAGGACGTCGCCGTCGGCGCACCCGTGGTGACCGTCCGGCGGTGACGGACGGCCACCGGTCCAACACGGGTACGCGGCACCCCGCGGAGCGCGTACCCGCGTCGGACCGGCCCGCGGGGGCCCGGCTCGGGAACGGCGGACCATGCGGGATCATTGGGGGAGAAACGGACCGCGGACGAGAAGGAGAGCAGGCGTTGAAGGCGCTGCGTGTCCTCAACAACAATGTGGTCCTCGCGCGCGACGACAAGGGCCAGGAGGTCATCCTCACCGGGCGCGGCATCGGCTTCAGCTCCCGCCAGGGCAAGCCGGTCGACCCGGCGCTGATCGTGCGCGTCTTCGTCCCCGCCGACGGCCGCGACCCCGACCATCTGAGCGAGGCCCTCGCCCTCATCGACGAGGAGGTCCTCCGCGCCGTCGTGATCGCACTCGACGAGACCGGCATCGAAGGGCGCGAGTCCACCCGGCCCACCCTCGCCATCGCCGTCGCCGACCACGTCGCCGGCGCGCTGGACCGGGCCGCCCGGGGCATCGTCGTCGAGTACCCGCTGCGCGCCGAGGTCCAGGCCCTGTACGCCACCGAGTACGCCCAGGCCCAGCGCCTCCTCGCGGCCATCAACGAGCGCGTCGACCCGCGACTGGAACCCCCCGAGGCGATCGCGCTCGCCCTGCACCTGGTGAACGCGGGCTTCGCCAAGGGCGACCTGTCCTTCACGTACACGATGACCGGCGTCATCCAGCAGATGCTCGCCGTCGTCCGGGAACGGCACGGGCTGTCCGTCTCCCAGGAGTCCATGAGCGCGGCGCGGTTCATCACCCACGTGCGCTACCTCTTCGTGCGGATCCAGCAGCACCGGCAGCTGAAGGGACACGAGTCCACGATCGGCCGGGGCATCCGCCGCCACTACCCGGAGGCGACCCGCACCGCCCAGCAGCTGGCGACGATCGTCGAGCTGCGCCTGGGCACGCGCCTGAGCGAGGACGAGGTCTCCTACCTGGCGCTCCACGTGGCCCGCATGACCATGGAGACCGAACCGGACGGCACCCCCGTGTGAGCCGGACCACCCCATACGCCCGGGGCCGACGGCTCCCTCCTCCACCCGGGGCCGAGAGGACGAGCCCGTCCCCCTCGGCCCCAGGCGGAGGAGCCGGCCGCGCGCCGAGCCCCCGACGACTCCGTCAGC
The Streptomyces roseofulvus genome window above contains:
- a CDS encoding glucose PTS transporter subunit IIA, which translates into the protein MNTPATGHGTLAERILRGVGGAENVESLTHCATRLRFQLHDGAKADAAALDALDGVMATVPQSGDRLQIVIGGAVARVYSEIMNLPTMTSGGTAPRKSDADVKAEMRAKSRGRFAWLDNFFEYLSDSFRPLMGVLLGSSLIIAIASVLDALGVVDFRAADKSATWVFVDAMWRSVLYFLPIFVAYNAAKKLKVDPWVGAAVMAAVMTPNFTGLINSKIPGVTTTTNETLGTTESVAHVFGLPMQLNDYGGQVFVPLLMVALLALVYKGLQRIFPESVHMVFVPFFSMLIMIPVTAFLIGPLGIWAGNGLGEGLSWLNNNAPIVFAIMIPLLYPFLVPLGLHWPLNALMLQNINTLGYDFIQGPMGAWNFACFGATAGVLLLSVRHREKEMRQTATGALAAGLFGGISEPSLYGIHLRFKRIYPRMLVGCLVGGVIVGVLGGVDTNAFAFTSLLTIPVFDPMLVYVIAIAASFFTAMALVYFSDFRTPQDRARANAERDAAEAASGEAEPAEDREPATVGAPAHATATATVSAGEPATVPAAVATAAVATATATATATVAKGVELAAPVAGRVVDLDEVGDPVFASRALGEGVGIEPADGRVVAPVDGELMVVADTGHAFGIRTADGVEVLIHVGIDTVQMQGEGFHVRVEAGSQVRAGDLLVEVDLDAVRAAQHPTVTLMTVTNTAELASVEPRTGQDVAVGAPVVTVRR
- a CDS encoding PRD domain-containing protein, with amino-acid sequence MKALRVLNNNVVLARDDKGQEVILTGRGIGFSSRQGKPVDPALIVRVFVPADGRDPDHLSEALALIDEEVLRAVVIALDETGIEGRESTRPTLAIAVADHVAGALDRAARGIVVEYPLRAEVQALYATEYAQAQRLLAAINERVDPRLEPPEAIALALHLVNAGFAKGDLSFTYTMTGVIQQMLAVVRERHGLSVSQESMSAARFITHVRYLFVRIQQHRQLKGHESTIGRGIRRHYPEATRTAQQLATIVELRLGTRLSEDEVSYLALHVARMTMETEPDGTPV